Genomic DNA from Methylocystis sp. MJC1:
AAGGTTGGCCGACATAAAGATCGTCGAAGAAAACTGTTCTCGTCATTGCTCGCCGCTATCTCGTCAAACGCTTCACGCTCGTAATGTCGCCGGCCCCCGCCTCGAGATTTCGCGCCCGCACGAGATCGAGGGGCTCGCTGGAGACGAGCATATGCGCGCCATTGGCGTGCAGCAGCGTCGCCGCGTCACGCATGATCCCGACATGGCCCTTCCAGAAGATCAGATCGCCGCGCATGAGCGGCGCGCCGATGTCCACCGGCTCGCCAAGTTGCGCCTCCTGCATGTCGCTGTCGCGCGGCGCCGGCTTGCCGGCGGCGGCGAGCGAAATCTGCACGAGGCCGGAGCAGTCGACGCCAATCGAAGATTTGCCGCCCCAAAGATAAGGCGCGCCAATCATGGTCTCCGCGACCGCGACGAAATCGGGCGCGGTCGCGTCGAGCGGCGCGAGATGCGGGCGCCAGATGAAGCCCAGATCGCGCGTGACGAGGAAATTGTCGCGTGAATCGACAATCTCGACTTCGGCTGAGAGCGGCAACGCAAGCAGCGGCGGCTGTTTGATGCTCGCCGCCGGATAGACGAAAGTACGCGGCACGCAGATGCGATGCGTGGGGGCGCGCAAGGCGCTCCACAGCGTATTGGCGGCAATCCAGCCGACATAGCCGTCGCGTGCGAGCTGCGCCCAGGCCCAGCCCTCCTCCTCGTCATAGACGATGACGCGCTCGCCATAGAGCGCCTGCGTGTCGATCGGGCAATCGGGGCGCGGTTCGCGGCGCAGGTCGACGACGCCCTCTTTCACCTCCATCACCGCGCCTTCGACGAAGCGCTCGGCCGTGACGCGGCCCTTCAAATGAGCCGCAGCAATGTCGGGACGCGCGGGGGTCAGCCGCCGGTCGAATGTCTCGCTCACGCCGTCGCCTTCTTTTTCGCACGCGTCTCGATGAGATCGTACAGCAGTCGCGCGGCCTGAGCCTCGCCGCCCTCGGGGCGTCCGGGTTTGGTGGAGGGATTCCAGCAGTAGACGTCGAAATGCGCCCAGCGGCCCGGATCGCTGACGAAGCGCCTCAGGAACAGCGCCGCGACGATGGAGCCCGAGAAGCCGCCGCTCGTGACGCTCACGAGATCGGAGATCTTGCCGTCGAGCCCGCCGTCGTAATTTTCCCAGAGCGGCAAGCGCCAGACGGGATCATTGGCGCTGCGCCCGCAAGCGGCAATCTCATCGGCGAGGGCGTCGTCTTCCGTAAAGAATGGCGGCAGCTCCGGCCCCAGCGCAACACGCGCCGCGCCGGTCAATGTCGCGAAGTCGAACAAGAGATCGGGCTGATCCTCGGCGGCGTAAGCGAGCGCATCGGCGAGAATGAGCCGCCCTTCCGCGTCCGTATTGCCGACCTCGACCGTGAGCCCCTTGCGGCTGCGATAAATGTCGCCGGTGCGGAAGGCGTTCGAGGAAATCGAATTCTCGACGATCGGCAGCAGCACGCGCAGCCGAACTGGAACGTCGGCGTCCATCAGCATGGCGGCCAATGCGAGCGCCATTGCGGCGCCGCCCATGTCCTTCTTCATCAGCGCCATCGCGGAAGAGGGTTTGATGTCGAGCCCGCCCGTGTCGTAGCAGACGCCCTTGCCGACGAGCGTCACCTTGAAGCCGTCTTCGGGCCCATGGGTGAATTCCACGAGGCGCGGCGCCTGGGCCGCAGCGCGACCCACAGCGTGGATCAGCGGGAAATTCTCTGCGAGCAGCGCATCGCCGACGATCACGCGCGACTGTGCGCCGTATTTGGCGGCGAGCGCGAGCGCCGATTCCGCGAGAGCCTCCGGCCCCATATCGTTTGCCGGCGTGTTCACGAGGTCGCGGCCGAGAGCGACTGCGCTCGCAATGCGCTCGACGCGCGCGCGATCTATGCCCTGCGGCGCGCAGAGACACGGCTTCTCGCCTTTTGGCGCGACATAGCGTGAGAAAGAGTAGCTTGCGAGCAGAAAGGCGAGCGCGGCGGCCTGCGGGTCGGCGACGCCGTCGCCAAGCCGGTAGAGACCGGCGGGCAAGGACGCAGCGAGCTTGCCGGCAAGGAAGGGGTCGCGCTTTTTGGCGTCCGGCGCCTCTACGCCGAAGAAGACGCGCGCCGGGGCGCCGTCGAGCGCGGGCGCGATGAGCAGGCTTCCAGGCTTCGCCTCGAATCCGTTGGCCGCGGCAATCGCCGAAACCGTCGCTGGCAAGCCCTCTTTCACTTGCCGCCACCGGCCCTTATCCACGAAGTCGATCGTGATCGCCTCGGCTGACCAATCCTGAAGCTTCATCGTCATCGGCGCGTTTAGCCTCCGTTAAGCATCCATTAGGGTTAACGCTTTATTGCTCGCGTCAGAAGCTCTTTCACAAGACAACGGAACAGATTCGCCGTGCATAAGGCGCTCCAACCTACTGCGAAATCGCTCCGCTTTTGCGTCGCCGCCATTGCCGCGCTCATCGGCCTTTCAGGCTGCAACAAGACCTCCCTCGGCGACATCACCGGCTCCATCGGCCGCCCCTCGGTCACGCTGCCGACGGACGACGGAGAGCTTCGTCGATTCGCGGAGGAATGGGGGCAGCGCTACGACCGGAGCCCGAAAGACAAGGTGACGGCGATGACCTACGCCAAGGCCTTGCATGCGCTGGACCAAAATGCGCAGGCAGTCGCCGTGATGCGCGGCCTCGCCATCAGCTACCCCGACGATATGAAGGTGCTGGGCGCCTATGGCAAGGCGCTTGCCGACGCCGGCAATGTCAAGGAGGCCGCGGACGTCCTGCAGAAGGCCCATACGCCCGAGCGGCCCGACTGGTCGATTCTGTCGACGCAGGGGTCGCTCGCCGATCAGCTCGGCGACCACGAGGGCGCGCGCGGCTATTACGAAGCGGCGCTGAAGATTCGCCCCAATGAGCCGACGGTTCTTTCCAACCTTGGTCTTTCATACGCTCTGGCGAAAAACCTGCCGCGCGCCGAAGAGACGCTGCGCCTCGCCGCAAATCAGCCGGGAGCGGATATGCGGGTGCGTCAAAACCTTGCCTTGGTGCTGGCGCTGCAAGGGAAATTCTCAGAAGCCGAGGAACTGTCGCGCCGCGATCTCCCGCCGATCGACGCTGCGCAGAACGTCGCCTCCATCCGCCAGATGATCTCGCAATCGGACACCTGGCGCGACATCCAGACAGGCACCGCCGGCCGGACCGGGGGAACGAAGCGAGCTGCGGCGCGCTAAAAAACACATCCTCGAAAATCAAAAGGCCCGGCCTTTCGGCCGGGCCTTCTGTTTTAATCTACTCGGTTATACGAGATCCGCTTGATTGGTCCGGTGTCATTCCCGACGCTCGCTTGAGCGAGCGATCGGGAATCCAGAGCAGAAACAGCGCTTTTGTGGCTCTGGATTCCCGTTCGGGCTTTCAGCCCGCGGGGAATGACATTCCCCAACGCGAGCCATTCAAACGGAAATCGTATTCGATCAGTATTTTGCGACGACCGGAGCGGGAGCGCCCCAATTGAAGTGATAGTTCAGGCCCGCGCGGACGATGTTGCCGTTGAAGCGCGTCCTCGACTGGCTAACGCTCCAGAAATTCAGACCGGGGTTGGCGTTGGTCAGCGGGCTCAGAGCATAGGATACGTTGCCGAGGTCATAGTAGAGATACTCGACCTTGGCAGACCAGTTGGGCCAGAACATCCACTCGACGCCGCCGCCAGCCGTCCAGCCGACGCGCGTATCAGAGAAAGCGCCGGCGCTCGAAATGGAAGGCGCGGCGCCAGCCGGCGGGGTGAATGTCTGGAGGATGCCAGTGCTGGCGGTCACGCCGCCATAAGCAAGACCGCCCGTGCCATAGACCAACAAGGTCGGCGTGGCCAACCAGCCAAGACGGCCGCGCACGGTGCCAATATAGTCGAGCGAACGATTGACAGTCGCAATCTGAGCGGCGTTGCCCCCGATCACGGGATTGAACACCGCGCTCGCGACGGTAGCCGTATTGCGGCTTCCGGCAATGCCCTGAATGTCGGCTTCGATGCCCGCGACGAAGCTGTTGTAGAACTGCCAGTTGTAGCCAACCTGGCCGCCGCCGATAAAGCCGCTCGAATTTACCTGAGCCGGGAAGCTGCCAAGAAACGCGCTCGACGAACCATAACCGCCGGCGACTGCATCGAACATCCGTCCTGAGCCGGTATAAACTATGGTGTTATTCGCCCAGGTTCCGCCAGCGTTCAAGCCGACGTAGAAGCCCGTCCAGAGCGGGGCCGGCGGGGGCGGCGGGGGAAGGACCGGCGGGGCCTTGCGCGACGGAAGGTCGGCCGAGAGCGCGGAGCCGGCGGTCAGCGCCAGAGCGGCGACCGAAAGAGCGATTTTTTTCATTCCAGCCTCATATTTGAAAAACTAAGGTCGGAAACGCGCCAAAGGGCATGTCTCCGAGGAAGCGCCAGGCTGTGCTGGAGAAACAATTCCTCCGCGCCAGAGGCTTCGCTATTAATCAGCAGGCGCCCTGGCCCAATGTCAACAAACTGCATGCGCAGATTCGCCCCCGCTCGCCAGTTAATCTCGGACCGTTGCATGGGGACACCATGCCGCCTATTAGTGAGGCAGGAAATCGCGGGCGCCGGAAATCAAACAGCTCGACCCTTCGGATCAGGCGCGGCGACGCGGAGCCCGCGAGAATTCCACGGGCCGCCGCCGTTTCCACAAATTCGAGAAGATTGGGACGCCGATGGCCGCCACTCTGCTTGCCAAGACGGGGCGCTTTGGCATATGTCCCATTCACGCGCGACGCAGCGCAAGCGGAGACGTGGCCGAGAGGCTGAAGGCGACGGTTTGCTAAATCGTTATAGGGGAAACCCTATCGTGGGTTCGAATCCCACCGTCTCCGCCAGTTGAACCGCCGAATCGTCCTCGACGGTGCGATATTGCCGCCGATCACGCACTCTCACTATGTAGGCGCCGAGAATCGCCGATTGTACGCTGCAGCCCGAAATATCTTGACGATCAGCGTCGGCATTCCCGTCGTTGGGATTGGGCCGTAAAGTCCTAAAAGCAGTCGATCATGGCGCCAGGGCAGCGACCGGAAACCTCCAGATGTGCAGCGTTCAACCATCTAGCCAAGCGGCCAGACCAGCAAGCGTTTGCAGGCCATACTCCACCGCGCCGAAACCGACCACCACCTGACGCCGTTCGCGGCTTGGGTGAAGCTGGCGCAAGGTCAATACGGTCTTGCCGTCGGTCTGCTCATCGAAGGTAACCGTCATGTAGAAGCGCTCAGGGTCGTTGAGGTCCGGGGTACCATAGTCCACCACGATCAGTTCGTTGGGCACGATCTTCAAGAAGCGCATGAGGTTGGGAAAGCGCTGCTCTTGGCCCTCGAATACGCCCACCATGTCGAAGCGCCATTCCCCTCCCTCGCGGATATCGGCCTCGTGGTTCTCGATGCTGAGGCCATCCGGGCCATACCATTGCGCCAGCGCTTCCGGATCCATCCAAGCGGCGAAAACCTTATGTCGCGGGTGCTTCAGCACCTTGACGAGCACGATCTCACGGTCGAGCGACCAGGTCTCAAACAGTTTTTCCATCGTCGTTCTCTTCCGTCCTGTCCAAATAGGCTTCCAACCGGTCGAGCCGCGCGGTCCAGTGTCGACGTTCCGCTTCCATCCAATTGGCCGCCTCCTCGAAGCGCGCTCGTTCCAGTCGGCACCAGCGACTGCGTCCGCGCTTCTCGCTGGCGATCAATCCGCAATCTTCCAGCACCTTGAGATGCTGAGCGAAGGAGGGCAGCGCCATATCGAAGGGCTCCGCGAGGACGGTGACCGGCAACTCTCCCTCGGCCAGACGCGACACCACCGCCCGGCGCGTCGGGTCACTGAGAGCATGGAAGGCAAGGTCGAGTGGGGTCGAATGATAAGGCATGCGCCACGGTAAGGCGGATCGTTCACATGCGTCAACGACAATAAGGCATTTGCCTTTGTATTCCGTCTATAATAGCAAGGTATATACCTTACTATTGGGAGAGGCCAATGGCAGTACGTGTCGACCTAATTATCTCGCTCGACGGTTTCGCAACGACGACGGACCAGACACCCGAAAACCCGTTCGGCCCCGATTGGTCGCGCCTTGTTGCAGCATATGTGGCCACAAGGACGTTTCGAGAGCGCGTGCTCAAAGACACCAGCGGCCAAGGCGCCACCGGCCTCGACGATGAGTATGCGAAGGATTATTTCACCAACATTGGCGCCGAGATCATGGGGGCCGGCATGTTCGGCCTGCACAACTTTCCCGATGATCCGGACTGGAAGGGCTGGTGGGGCGACGAGCCGCCATTTCACTGCCCGGTCTTCGTCCTGACGCACACGCCGCGGCCTTCCATCGAGATGGCTGGAGGCACCACGTTCCACTTCCTCGCGGCCGACCCGGTTGATGCGCTGCAGCGCGCCGAGAAAGCCGCAAACGGCAAGGATGTTCGGATAGGCGGCGGACCAACCATGGTCCGCGCCTATCTCAAGGCTGGACTTGTGGACCGCATTCATGTCGCCATTGCTCCAATTCTGCTGGGGCGGGGCATACGCCTCTGGGACGAGTTGCGCGGATTGGAGGCCGGCTACACCACCAAGACCGAAACGGCCGAGAGCGGGACCGTCCACCTCACGTTCCAGCGCTAGCCATCGGCCATCGACTTACGGCGGTCATCGGCTATCCAAACTTGGCCCTTGGCTGCCTTTTTTCCGCCCTCGGACGAGGTCCAATTCTTCCTGGTTCCATAACCGTACGCAGACCGACCGTTTCCCACCAATATTCACCGGTCACCCCTGGTTCAAATTAAGAGGGCTATGGCGTAAACGTAGTTCTCCGTTTCGTCGTTCTCGGTCCGCCAGCTGAACCGCCGAATCGCCCTTCCCCGACATTCAGTGAGATAGCTACGCGGACAGCTCGCGGGCATGATCCTGCGCATAGGTCTCGAGCGAACGTGGCGGGGCGCCGGTCAGCGTCTCGACGTCGGGGGTGACGGGCGCAGCCCATCCCTCGCGTACGGGGTAGGCCCCTCGCCCCGCCTTCTCCGTCAGAGCGCCACCGCCCCGATCTGCTGCAAGACACCCAGGCGATCGACCTGAAGCCACGCACGCGTGAGCTTGCCGTCGCTTGCCTGGTAGATGGCGATCCCCTGCTGAACCGCGACCTTGCCTGTTGCCGCGACGCCGGCCAGCGGCCCGAGGTGCGCCGCTTCGAAGCGCCAGCGCAGACACACTTTATCGCCTGCCGCGAACAGGTCCTCGAGTTCGAATCGCAGATGAGGAAAGGCCGTCACCATCCGTTCGACGGTTTGCCGGAAACCCTGCGGTCCCCGCTCGCCGTTTGCGCCAGCGAAATCGTCAGACAGATAATCCGTCAGCCGATCCAGTCGACGCGGGTTGAGACAATCCTCATAGAGGCCTTTGACAAGTTCGGACGGGGTCATGATACACCTCGATTTGACAGCATGCTGTCACTTTCATTTTGACAGCATATTGTCAACCTGTGGCTGGCAATTCGGAAAATCATGATGCGTACGCCTCAAGGCGAAGAAATGAGCCGCCTCGTCTGGGAAATCTTGCAAACCGCCAGCCACCTGACAGACTCAGGCAACAGGCTAAGCGCGCCCTTCGGATTGACCGCCGCGCGTTGGCAGGTCATGGGCGCGATCTCTCACCAAGCCTTAACCATTGCGGAAGTCGCTCGTCGGCTGTCTCAGACGCGGCAGGGCGTCCAGCGTTTGGCCGACGAACTGGTCCGTGACGGGCTTGCAGCTTACAGCCCGAATCCGCGGCACGTCCGCGCCAAGCTGCTCGCCCCCACGTCCCGGGGCGCTACGTCGTACCGAGCGTTAATGGAGGAGCAAGCCACGTGGATGAATGCTCTGTCTGCCAATATGCAGCTCGAGGACATCGCCGCGGCGCGGGGGGTGCTGGCAACGCTCAATTCGGCCCTGGAGAACAGCCGATCATAGGTTGCGACAGCCCCGAAGCGTAGCCATAGTTCTCATCTGGGTCTCGCTCCCGAGACCCAAGCGCGGAGGTCTGACCATGAACGAATTCGGCAACGGCTTTCTCGTCAACGCGCTCATCGGTTTCGGACTCGCGCTGCTGATCTCTTTCGCCTTTGTCTGGTATCGCTGATCAGAACACGACCAGATAGGCGCTGAAAATCGCTACTCCCAGCACGAGCGCTGAAAGCGCCCATAAGGTCGAATGCGTCGCGCTCGGCCGGTGGGTCTCGTCATCTTCGAGCAGGCGCGCGGTTTGCAGCAGCCGGATGGTGGCGACGAGAATGATTGTCACGCCGGAGGCGATCAATGCGGCGCCGCCGTAGCGCCCGGTCTGGCTCGGCAGCCGGTGAAGGGCCAGAAGACCGGCGTTATTTCCCGCCCCCGCCGCCAAAGCGAGCAGGAAAAGATTGAAGCGCTCGATGACAAAGCCCAGGGCGATGACCGCGATCCCCGTGCGGACCCAGGCGAGAAACGTGCGCTCATTGGCGGCGATGTTGGCGTAATCCCGTATCATTGGGATGCTCTCTCCTGTCTCTGCGGCGCAGGGAATCGTCCGCGATTGCCGCCACGCCAGCAAATGCCTATAACATCCCGGGCCGACGCGAAGCCGCGCCCGAGGCCACATCCACATTTATCGCGAGACAAGATGCCCTGGAGCGATCAAGGCGGCCCGCGCAATCAGAACAATAGTCCTTGGGGACAACAGGGCGGGCCTTGGGGCCAGGGCTCGGGCGGCGGCGCGCAGCCGCCGGATCTCGAGGATCTGCTGCGCCGCAGCCAGGAAGGGCTCAAGCAGTTTATGCCAGCCGGCTTCGGCGGCGGCGGCATGTTGATCCTCGTTCTCCTGACCCTGCTCGCCTGGCTGCTGTCCGGCTTCTACACGGTGGGGCCCAATGAGATCGGCCTCAATCTCGTGTTCGGCAAATATCGCGGCAAGACGCAAGCGGGCCTCAATTACAACCTCCCTGGCCCTGTCGGCTCGGTGATCAAGCTCGCGGTGACGGACCGCAACATCACTGACGTCGGCTTCCGCGAGGAGGCGGCGCCCGAGGGGCGCCGGCGCGGCGGACAGCCAACGCGTCTCGGACCCGAGGCGCCGGAAGAAAGCCTGATGCTGACCGGCGATGAAAATATCGCCGACATCAAGTTCCGCGTCATTTGGCAGATCGACCCCTCGAAGCCCGAGGATTACGCCTTCAATCTCGCCAATCCGCACACGACGGTGAAGGCGGTCGCCGAGAGCGCCATGCGCGAGATCGTCGGCCAATCCCAGATTCAGAAAATCCTCACCGCCGACCGCAAGTTGATCGAACCCGCCTGCCAGGCGCTGATGCAGAAGCTGCTCGACGACTATCATAGCGGCGTCATGGTGCTTCAGGTGCTCCTGCTTTCGGTCGACCCGCCGCAGCAGGTCATCGCCGCCTTCCGCGACGTGACCGCCGCGCAGCAGGATTTGCAGCGGCTCGGCAATGAGGCGGAGGCCTATGCGAATCGCGTGGTGCCAGAGGCACGCGGCGCCGCCGCCCGCATCCTGCAGGAGGCCGAGGCCTATCGCGAGCAGACGGTCGCCGAGGCGCGCGGCCAGGCCGGGCGTTTCGAGAAGATTTACGAGCAATACAAGAACGCGCCGGCGCTCACCCGCCAGCGCCTTTACATCGAGACCATGGAGCGTGTGCTCGGCGGCGCCGAAAAGGTAATTCTCGACGATCCCGCCAAGGGCGGCGCCTCGGTCGCGCCCTTCATGCCCCTGCCCTCCTTCGCGCCCTTTCAAGGAGGACAAAAGTGAAAAACGGCCTCCTCTTCGCCCTCGCAATCTTGGCCCTGATCGCAGTCGCCATCGCGGGCGGCGCGCTTTTCACCGTCGAGCAAACCGAGCAGGCGCTGGTGCTGCGCTTCGGCGAGCCCGTTGCGGGGCGCGGGCTCATCACCGAGCCCGGGCTGCATTTCAAGATTCCGCTGATTGAAAATGTAGTGACCTTCGACAACCGCATCCTCGATGTCGAAAGTCCCAATCTCGAAGTGCTCGCGGCCGACAATCAGCGGCTCGAAGTCGACAGCTTCATCCGCTACCGCATCGTCGACGCGCTGAAATTCTATCAGTCGGTCAACAGCGTGCAGGGCGCCAACAACCAGCTCGGCTCGGTGCTGAACTCCGCCGTGCGCCGCGTGCTTTCGGAAGCCAATCAGCGGCAGATCGTGCGCGACGAACGCTCGGCGCTGATGGCGAAAATCAAGCAGCAAGCCGACTTGGAGGCGCGCCGGTTCGGCGTCGAGGTCGTCGACGCCCGCATTCGCCGCGTCGACCTGCCCCAGCAGATTTCAGAAAAAGTTTACGGCCGCATGCAGACCGAGCGTCAGCGCGAGGCCGCCGAATATCGCGCTCAAGGC
This window encodes:
- the hflK gene encoding FtsH protease activity modulator HflK is translated as MPWSDQGGPRNQNNSPWGQQGGPWGQGSGGGAQPPDLEDLLRRSQEGLKQFMPAGFGGGGMLILVLLTLLAWLLSGFYTVGPNEIGLNLVFGKYRGKTQAGLNYNLPGPVGSVIKLAVTDRNITDVGFREEAAPEGRRRGGQPTRLGPEAPEESLMLTGDENIADIKFRVIWQIDPSKPEDYAFNLANPHTTVKAVAESAMREIVGQSQIQKILTADRKLIEPACQALMQKLLDDYHSGVMVLQVLLLSVDPPQQVIAAFRDVTAAQQDLQRLGNEAEAYANRVVPEARGAAARILQEAEAYREQTVAEARGQAGRFEKIYEQYKNAPALTRQRLYIETMERVLGGAEKVILDDPAKGGASVAPFMPLPSFAPFQGGQK
- a CDS encoding tetratricopeptide repeat protein gives rise to the protein MHKALQPTAKSLRFCVAAIAALIGLSGCNKTSLGDITGSIGRPSVTLPTDDGELRRFAEEWGQRYDRSPKDKVTAMTYAKALHALDQNAQAVAVMRGLAISYPDDMKVLGAYGKALADAGNVKEAADVLQKAHTPERPDWSILSTQGSLADQLGDHEGARGYYEAALKIRPNEPTVLSNLGLSYALAKNLPRAEETLRLAANQPGADMRVRQNLALVLALQGKFSEAEELSRRDLPPIDAAQNVASIRQMISQSDTWRDIQTGTAGRTGGTKRAAAR
- a CDS encoding SRPBCC family protein, translated to MEKLFETWSLDREIVLVKVLKHPRHKVFAAWMDPEALAQWYGPDGLSIENHEADIREGGEWRFDMVGVFEGQEQRFPNLMRFLKIVPNELIVVDYGTPDLNDPERFYMTVTFDEQTDGKTVLTLRQLHPSRERRQVVVGFGAVEYGLQTLAGLAAWLDG
- a CDS encoding C40 family peptidase — protein: MSETFDRRLTPARPDIAAAHLKGRVTAERFVEGAVMEVKEGVVDLRREPRPDCPIDTQALYGERVIVYDEEEGWAWAQLARDGYVGWIAANTLWSALRAPTHRICVPRTFVYPAASIKQPPLLALPLSAEVEIVDSRDNFLVTRDLGFIWRPHLAPLDATAPDFVAVAETMIGAPYLWGGKSSIGVDCSGLVQISLAAAGKPAPRDSDMQEAQLGEPVDIGAPLMRGDLIFWKGHVGIMRDAATLLHANGAHMLVSSEPLDLVRARNLEAGAGDITSVKRLTR
- a CDS encoding ArsR/SmtB family transcription factor — translated: MPYHSTPLDLAFHALSDPTRRAVVSRLAEGELPVTVLAEPFDMALPSFAQHLKVLEDCGLIASEKRGRSRWCRLERARFEEAANWMEAERRHWTARLDRLEAYLDRTEENDDGKTV
- a CDS encoding outer membrane protein encodes the protein MKKIALSVAALALTAGSALSADLPSRKAPPVLPPPPPPAPLWTGFYVGLNAGGTWANNTIVYTGSGRMFDAVAGGYGSSSAFLGSFPAQVNSSGFIGGGQVGYNWQFYNSFVAGIEADIQGIAGSRNTATVASAVFNPVIGGNAAQIATVNRSLDYIGTVRGRLGWLATPTLLVYGTGGLAYGGVTASTGILQTFTPPAGAAPSISSAGAFSDTRVGWTAGGGVEWMFWPNWSAKVEYLYYDLGNVSYALSPLTNANPGLNFWSVSQSRTRFNGNIVRAGLNYHFNWGAPAPVVAKY
- a CDS encoding MarR family winged helix-turn-helix transcriptional regulator, producing MSRLVWEILQTASHLTDSGNRLSAPFGLTAARWQVMGAISHQALTIAEVARRLSQTRQGVQRLADELVRDGLAAYSPNPRHVRAKLLAPTSRGATSYRALMEEQATWMNALSANMQLEDIAAARGVLATLNSALENSRS
- a CDS encoding ester cyclase, with product MTPSELVKGLYEDCLNPRRLDRLTDYLSDDFAGANGERGPQGFRQTVERMVTAFPHLRFELEDLFAAGDKVCLRWRFEAAHLGPLAGVAATGKVAVQQGIAIYQASDGKLTRAWLQVDRLGVLQQIGAVAL
- the hflC gene encoding protease modulator HflC; translation: MKNGLLFALAILALIAVAIAGGALFTVEQTEQALVLRFGEPVAGRGLITEPGLHFKIPLIENVVTFDNRILDVESPNLEVLAADNQRLEVDSFIRYRIVDALKFYQSVNSVQGANNQLGSVLNSAVRRVLSEANQRQIVRDERSALMAKIKQQADLEARRFGVEVVDARIRRVDLPQQISEKVYGRMQTERQREAAEYRAQGAEQAQKITAKADRDVIVLKAEAQQKADQTKGEGDAERNRIFAEAFGKDPDFFAFYRSMQAYEAAFKPGETRFLVSPRSAFFRFFSAPEGSASAPSEPAQKR
- a CDS encoding dihydrofolate reductase family protein: MAVRVDLIISLDGFATTTDQTPENPFGPDWSRLVAAYVATRTFRERVLKDTSGQGATGLDDEYAKDYFTNIGAEIMGAGMFGLHNFPDDPDWKGWWGDEPPFHCPVFVLTHTPRPSIEMAGGTTFHFLAADPVDALQRAEKAANGKDVRIGGGPTMVRAYLKAGLVDRIHVAIAPILLGRGIRLWDELRGLEAGYTTKTETAESGTVHLTFQR
- a CDS encoding leucyl aminopeptidase family protein, with amino-acid sequence MKLQDWSAEAITIDFVDKGRWRQVKEGLPATVSAIAAANGFEAKPGSLLIAPALDGAPARVFFGVEAPDAKKRDPFLAGKLAASLPAGLYRLGDGVADPQAAALAFLLASYSFSRYVAPKGEKPCLCAPQGIDRARVERIASAVALGRDLVNTPANDMGPEALAESALALAAKYGAQSRVIVGDALLAENFPLIHAVGRAAAQAPRLVEFTHGPEDGFKVTLVGKGVCYDTGGLDIKPSSAMALMKKDMGGAAMALALAAMLMDADVPVRLRVLLPIVENSISSNAFRTGDIYRSRKGLTVEVGNTDAEGRLILADALAYAAEDQPDLLFDFATLTGAARVALGPELPPFFTEDDALADEIAACGRSANDPVWRLPLWENYDGGLDGKISDLVSVTSGGFSGSIVAALFLRRFVSDPGRWAHFDVYCWNPSTKPGRPEGGEAQAARLLYDLIETRAKKKATA
- a CDS encoding YidH family protein; translated protein: MIRDYANIAANERTFLAWVRTGIAVIALGFVIERFNLFLLALAAGAGNNAGLLALHRLPSQTGRYGGAALIASGVTIILVATIRLLQTARLLEDDETHRPSATHSTLWALSALVLGVAIFSAYLVVF